TCGCCATTTGTTGCACTTCTTGCAGCATACGGATTCGCAAATCATATGCTTATTTTAGGAGTAATAGCTATTTTAATAAGTGGATTTTTAGATGTTATGGATGGGGCTATTGCAAGATTTCACAATAGAACAAGCAAATTTGGAGCATTTTTTGATTCAACAATGGACAGATTCGCAGATGCAATAATTTATATCGGTATTATCTTTGGAGGATACTGTGACTGGTTTGTTGGAATTTTAGCAATACATTCTGCAATTACCGTAAGTTATGTTAGATCAAGAGCAGAATCCCAGGGGGTTGAATGTAAAGTAGGAATAGCTGAAAGAGCTGTTCGTATGATAATATTAATGATTGGTGCACTTATAGGATATTTCACAAGTCCAATCTATTTCACATACATTATAATAATCTTAGTAATTTTATCTTACATTACTGTTGGTCAAAGAGTATATCACGTATGGAGGCAACTTAAATGAACGATTTAGAAAGTGCTGAAAAAATAGCTATTGATATTGAGAAATTAGAACGTAATTTAAAACAAGTGGCTCACATAACATTTGAAGGCAGCGAAAAAGAAGTTTATGACAGAGCTATAGACTATAAAAACGATTCAAAATATTATCTTGAAAAAGAAGACATACGTACTGCCTTTGGATGCATTGAATATAGTCACGGACTTTTAGATGCATTAAGAATGATACATGGACTTATCTAGTCCACTATTTTTTATTTTATTTAAAAAAAAAGAAAAAAAAGGATTAGTTAATACTAATCTCACTATTTAATAGAGAACCTTCAGATCCATCAATTATTTTTCCATCTAAAACTTCTATTACTCT
This region of Methanobrevibacter woesei genomic DNA includes:
- the pgsA gene encoding archaetidylinositol phosphate synthase — protein: MLESLRPLLTKILNPIAQNLNINPNIVTLISPFVALLAAYGFANHMLILGVIAILISGFLDVMDGAIARFHNRTSKFGAFFDSTMDRFADAIIYIGIIFGGYCDWFVGILAIHSAITVSYVRSRAESQGVECKVGIAERAVRMIILMIGALIGYFTSPIYFTYIIIILVILSYITVGQRVYHVWRQLK
- a CDS encoding DUF357 domain-containing protein, which gives rise to MNDLESAEKIAIDIEKLERNLKQVAHITFEGSEKEVYDRAIDYKNDSKYYLEKEDIRTAFGCIEYSHGLLDALRMIHGLI